The segment GTTCATCGCGGCCCTGGCCATCAGCTCGACCATCGTCGACGTGAGCCCGTTCTCCACGAACGGCGCGCTCATGCTCGCGAACCGGCCGGACACCGTGACCGAGCAGGTCTACTACAAGCAGATCCTGACCTACAGCGTGATCGTGGTGCTGGTGGGTCCGCTGCTCGTCTGGGCCGCGCTCGTGCTGCCGGGATGGGGGGCCTGACATGACGAGCTCCGGACCGCTCTCGGACCTGCTGGTCGTCGACCTCTCCCGCGCTCTCGCCGGGCCGCACGCCACGATGATGCTGGGCGACCTCGGCGCCCGCGTGGTCAAGATCGAGGCCCCCGGCCACGGCGACGACACCCGCGGATGGGGTCCCCCCTTCCGCTGGCCCCACGCCGACGGGCACGTCGGCACGGCCGACGAGGCCGACCCCGACGTGCAGCGCGAGTCGACCTACTTCCTGTCGGCCAACCGCAACAAGGAGTCGGTGGCGCTCAACCTCAAGGACGAGGCCGACCGCGACGTCTTCCTCGCGCTGGTCGACCGCGCCGACGTGCTGGTCGAGAACTTCCGCACGGGCGTGCTCGAGCGTCTCGGGCTCGGCCTCGACGGCCTCTGCGAGCGCAACCCCCGCCTCGTGGTGCTCTCGATCACGGGCTTCGGGCACGACGGGCCCGAGGGGGGCCGCTCCGGCTACGACCAGATCGCCCAGGGCGAGGCCGGGCTGATGTCCATCACGGGCTCCTCGCCGGACGACCCCCAGAAGGTCGGCACCCCGATCTCGGACATCCTGGCCGGCATGTACGGCGCCTACGGCGTCATGACCGCGCTGCACGAGCGGGAGCGGACCGGTCGCGGCCAGGTGGTGCGCACGTCGCTGCTCGCCGCCACGGTCGGCGTCCATGGCTTCCAGGGGACCCGCTGGACCGTCGCGGGCACCGTCGGCCGGGCGCAGGGCAACCACCACGCGTCCATCTCACCGTACGGCCTGTTCCGCTGCGCCGACGGAGCCGTGCAGATCGCCGTCGGGAGCGAGGGCCTCTGGCACGACTTCTGCGCCGGCTTCGACGTCGACCCCGACCTCGAGGGCTTCGCGACGAACCCCGAGCGGGTCGCCCGTCGCGAGGAGGTCGTCGAGCTGGTCGAGCAGGTCTTCGCCGACTGGAAGGCCGAGGACCTGCTCGCGCGGCTCGCCGAGGTCGGCATCCCCGCCGGCAAGGTGCGCACCCTCGACGAGGTCTACGCCTGGGACCAGACCCACAGCCAAGGGCTCCTCGTCGACGTCGAGCACGCGACCCTGGGTAGCGTGACGCTGCCGGGTCCGCCGTTGCGGTTCTTCGACGGCGGCGGGGTCGAGACGACCCGCACCGACCACCAGGCACCCCCCACGCTGGACCAGCACGGCGGCTCCGTCCGTCGCTGGATCGACGAAGGAGAACGATGACCGAGCGTCAGAGCGGTGGGCGGATCGGCGCCCACGACCTGGTGGAGCTCGTGCTCGACCCCGGGTCCCACGAGTCCTGGGACGAGCCGATCGACGTCTCGGGCTACTCCCCCGAGTACCGCGCCGCGGTCGAGAAGGCCGCGGCACGGGCCGGCACCGACGAGTCCGTGATCACCGGGCGGGGCCTCGTGAAGGGCCGGCCCGTGGCCTTCGTGCTCAACGAGTTCGGCTTCCTCGCCGGATCCATCGGTCGAGCCGCCGCCCAGCGCATCACGAGCGCCGTCCGCCGGGCCACGGCCGAGGGCCTGCCCCTGCTCGCCTCCACGGCCTCGGGCGGCACCCGCATGCAGGAGGGCACGCCCGCGTTCGTGCACATGGTCGACATCTCCCGAGCGATCATGGACCACCGCGCGGCCGGTCTGCCCTACCTCGTGCACCTGCGGCACCCCACCACCGGCGGCGTGTTCGCCTCGTGGGGCTCGCTCGGGCACGTCACGGTGGCCGAGCCCGGCGCCCTCGTCGGCTTCCTCGGGCCCAAGGTCTACGAGCTGCTGGAGGGTCGGCCGTTCCCGGCCGGCGTCCAGGTCAGCGAGAACCTGGCCGAGCGGGGCATCATCGACGAGGTCGTGCTGCACGACGAGCTGCCGATGGTCGTCGACCGCGCCCTCGGCATCCTGGTGGACGCCGCAACGGAGTCCACGCGGGACCGCCGCCCGGGTCGCGAGCCCGACGCCGAACGTCGCCTGAGCACGTGGGAGTCCATCGAGCTCACCCGCGGCGAGGGACGCGCCGGGGTGCGCCACCTGCTCCGGCACGGCAGCGACGCCACCGTGCGGCTGCAGGGAACCGACGAGGGCGAGCGTGACAGCGCGATGCTCGTGTCCCTGGCGCGCCTGGACGGCGTCCCGTGCGTCGTGGTCGGCCAGGACCGCACCACCCAGACGCCCGCCAACCCCATGGGGCCGGCAGCGCTGCGCGAGGCACGGCGCGGGATGCGTCTGGCCCAGGAGCTGGGCCTGCCGCTCGTCTCCGTCATCGACACGCCGGGCGCCGAGCTCTCCCCCGAGGCCGAGGAAGGATCGATCGCCGGCGAGATCGCCCGCTGCATCGCCTCGATGTCGACCCTCACCGTCCCGTCGGTGTCGGTGCTGCTGGGCCAGGGCTGCGGTGGCGGCGCGCTCGCGCTCCTGCCGGCCGACGTCGTGGTGGCCACCGAGAACGCGTGGCTGTCGCCCCTGCCGCCCGAGGGTGCGAGCGCGATCGTGCACGGCGACGTC is part of the Aeromicrobium sp. Leaf245 genome and harbors:
- a CDS encoding CaiB/BaiF CoA-transferase family protein is translated as MTSSGPLSDLLVVDLSRALAGPHATMMLGDLGARVVKIEAPGHGDDTRGWGPPFRWPHADGHVGTADEADPDVQRESTYFLSANRNKESVALNLKDEADRDVFLALVDRADVLVENFRTGVLERLGLGLDGLCERNPRLVVLSITGFGHDGPEGGRSGYDQIAQGEAGLMSITGSSPDDPQKVGTPISDILAGMYGAYGVMTALHERERTGRGQVVRTSLLAATVGVHGFQGTRWTVAGTVGRAQGNHHASISPYGLFRCADGAVQIAVGSEGLWHDFCAGFDVDPDLEGFATNPERVARREEVVELVEQVFADWKAEDLLARLAEVGIPAGKVRTLDEVYAWDQTHSQGLLVDVEHATLGSVTLPGPPLRFFDGGGVETTRTDHQAPPTLDQHGGSVRRWIDEGER
- a CDS encoding carboxyl transferase domain-containing protein translates to MTERQSGGRIGAHDLVELVLDPGSHESWDEPIDVSGYSPEYRAAVEKAAARAGTDESVITGRGLVKGRPVAFVLNEFGFLAGSIGRAAAQRITSAVRRATAEGLPLLASTASGGTRMQEGTPAFVHMVDISRAIMDHRAAGLPYLVHLRHPTTGGVFASWGSLGHVTVAEPGALVGFLGPKVYELLEGRPFPAGVQVSENLAERGIIDEVVLHDELPMVVDRALGILVDAATESTRDRRPGREPDAERRLSTWESIELTRGEGRAGVRHLLRHGSDATVRLQGTDEGERDSAMLVSLARLDGVPCVVVGQDRTTQTPANPMGPAALREARRGMRLAQELGLPLVSVIDTPGAELSPEAEEGSIAGEIARCIASMSTLTVPSVSVLLGQGCGGGALALLPADVVVATENAWLSPLPPEGASAIVHGDVDHAPEMAEQQRVSALDLHELGTVHHVVPEPADDTPEALASAVAAEVGHQLRRLADLHRG